One window from the genome of Dolosigranulum savutiense encodes:
- a CDS encoding dihydroorotate dehydrogenase, which produces MSKMSETLKVSLPGLDLKNPIMPASGCFQYGKRFAKLFDLSELGAIIVKAATLEPRVGNPNPRVVRVTEGLLNSVGLKNPGLDHILADELPFLEQFDVPIIANVAGSEIADYVETAKRISQAPNVQALELNISCPNVKEGGMVFGTHPESARRLTSAVKEVAEVPVYVKLSPNVTSIVEMARSVSDVADGITMINTFVGLQLDKNGRPELGNKIGGVSGRAIKPIALNMAYEVRQALPDIPLIAMGGIATVDDVLDYISVGADAVAVGTENFNNPYICKELIADLEQEVAKRKLNHLYDLKGRAL; this is translated from the coding sequence ATGAGTAAGATGAGTGAGACATTGAAGGTGAGTTTACCAGGGTTAGACTTGAAAAATCCCATTATGCCAGCATCGGGTTGTTTCCAATACGGGAAGCGATTTGCAAAGTTATTTGATTTATCGGAGTTAGGAGCGATTATTGTCAAGGCTGCCACACTTGAACCACGTGTCGGAAATCCTAATCCACGTGTTGTCCGCGTGACAGAAGGATTGTTAAATTCTGTTGGCTTGAAGAATCCGGGGCTAGATCATATTTTAGCAGATGAATTGCCGTTCTTGGAGCAGTTCGATGTGCCCATTATTGCGAATGTTGCTGGGTCAGAAATTGCTGATTATGTCGAAACAGCTAAGCGTATCTCACAAGCGCCGAACGTACAGGCATTGGAGCTAAATATTTCTTGTCCCAATGTAAAAGAAGGCGGCATGGTCTTCGGGACTCATCCAGAGAGTGCTCGCCGCTTAACGAGTGCGGTGAAGGAAGTCGCGGAGGTTCCGGTCTATGTGAAACTATCGCCGAATGTAACCAGTATTGTGGAGATGGCGCGTTCTGTTAGTGATGTAGCAGATGGAATTACGATGATTAATACATTTGTTGGATTGCAATTAGATAAGAATGGTCGACCTGAACTAGGGAATAAAATAGGAGGCGTTAGTGGGCGTGCTATTAAGCCGATTGCGCTCAATATGGCCTATGAAGTCCGCCAAGCTCTACCGGATATTCCCTTGATCGCGATGGGCGGTATTGCAACGGTAGATGATGTATTGGACTATATTTCAGTTGGAGCCGATGCGGTAGCAGTAGGAACAGAGAACTTCAACAATCCCTATATTTGTAAAGAGTTAATTGCTGATTTAGAACAAGAAGTTGCTAAACGTAAATTAAACCACTTGTATGACTTAAAAGGCCGCGCTTTGTAA
- a CDS encoding helix-hairpin-helix domain-containing protein, whose product MEQLWEKLKVHWQLFVIGGLVLVLGGVIWLLMSNSAEVEEENSLDDLLAAQMDVAPEEEVEPAESKSSEPELFMVDVKGEVHAPGVYELPADGRVKDAIAMAEGLTDEANELAINFAQKVEDQMVIYVPHIDDDAGTPEIAVAGAGSDSGELVVNINTATEQELMTLSGIGQAKAQQIIQYREENGLFDTPEDLMNVSGIGEKSFETLKDRIKVK is encoded by the coding sequence GTGGAACAATTATGGGAGAAGTTGAAGGTGCATTGGCAACTATTTGTAATCGGTGGTTTGGTGTTGGTATTAGGTGGGGTAATCTGGCTTCTGATGAGCAATTCTGCCGAAGTGGAAGAGGAGAATTCGTTAGATGATTTATTGGCTGCTCAGATGGACGTCGCACCAGAGGAAGAAGTAGAACCTGCTGAATCGAAGTCGTCAGAACCAGAACTTTTTATGGTCGATGTGAAAGGAGAAGTGCATGCGCCGGGTGTCTATGAATTACCTGCAGATGGTCGGGTGAAGGATGCGATTGCGATGGCAGAGGGATTAACTGATGAAGCCAATGAATTAGCAATTAACTTTGCCCAAAAAGTCGAAGATCAGATGGTGATTTATGTCCCGCATATTGATGATGATGCTGGGACGCCGGAGATTGCAGTAGCTGGAGCCGGAAGTGACTCCGGCGAGTTGGTGGTTAATATCAATACGGCCACCGAGCAAGAATTAATGACGCTCAGTGGAATCGGTCAAGCGAAGGCCCAACAGATTATTCAATATCGCGAGGAGAATGGGCTGTTCGATACGCCGGAAGACTTGATGAATGTCTCTGGAATTGGTGAGAAAAGCTTCGAAACCTTGAAGGACAGGATTAAAGTTAAGTAA
- a CDS encoding aspartate carbamoyltransferase catalytic subunit → MDNLLSMQQLSTDDMLRIVKRAVAIKHGEYEPFSQQLFVANLFFENSTRTKLSFEVAEARLGMERIPFEVSTSSVQKGESLYDTCKTLEAIGCDALVIRHPQEAYYEELEGLNIPIINGGDGSGSHPTQSLLDIMTIYEKFGTFEGLNIVICGDIKHSRVAKSNCDALTRLGANVFFSAPKTFQDGSLDIDYVDLDEVIDQVDVVMLLRVQHERHDVATKITQVTYNSEYGMNQARYDRLKADAIVMHPAPVNRGVEILGELIEAPKSVIFEQMTNGVYTRMSILEDVLAERLAQ, encoded by the coding sequence ATGGACAATTTGTTATCAATGCAGCAATTATCAACAGACGATATGTTACGTATTGTGAAGCGAGCAGTTGCGATTAAGCATGGGGAGTATGAACCATTTAGTCAGCAATTATTCGTGGCTAATTTGTTTTTTGAAAATTCAACTCGTACGAAATTGAGCTTTGAAGTTGCGGAAGCACGACTCGGCATGGAGCGTATTCCGTTTGAAGTATCGACTAGTTCAGTGCAAAAGGGCGAGAGCTTGTATGATACGTGCAAGACGCTTGAGGCAATTGGTTGCGATGCATTAGTGATTCGTCATCCGCAAGAAGCGTATTATGAAGAGCTTGAAGGCTTGAACATTCCAATTATTAATGGTGGTGACGGCAGTGGCTCTCACCCAACTCAGTCTTTATTAGATATTATGACAATTTATGAAAAATTCGGCACGTTCGAAGGTTTGAACATCGTAATTTGCGGTGATATTAAGCATTCACGTGTCGCTAAAAGTAATTGCGACGCATTAACTCGTTTGGGAGCTAATGTGTTTTTTTCTGCGCCAAAAACGTTCCAAGATGGGTCGCTTGATATTGATTATGTTGATTTGGATGAAGTGATTGATCAAGTCGATGTTGTGATGCTCCTGCGTGTGCAGCATGAACGGCATGATGTGGCGACAAAGATTACGCAAGTTACCTACAATAGTGAATATGGTATGAACCAGGCGCGTTATGATCGCTTGAAGGCAGATGCCATTGTGATGCACCCGGCACCGGTTAATCGCGGTGTTGAGATTTTAGGGGAGTTAATTGAAGCACCGAAGTCCGTTATTTTTGAACAAATGACAAATGGTGTATATACACGAATGAGTATTTTAGAGGATGTCTTGGCTGAACGGTTAGCGCAATAG
- a CDS encoding type II toxin-antitoxin system PemK/MazF family toxin produces MAKATEYIGKLMAARFPYYNNQENRIKFKKRPILVIGVEKEQFPCDVTVLPVSKVSHKRHIHPEYDVEVSGDKCEQLKLHHSPSYIRTHKIATVHSSDISHTIISDMRTIDMDLFDKIKVSHQKFVENTLFQ; encoded by the coding sequence TTGGCTAAAGCAACAGAATATATCGGTAAGTTAATGGCGGCGAGATTTCCTTATTACAATAATCAAGAAAATCGAATAAAGTTTAAGAAAAGACCTATTCTAGTTATAGGCGTTGAAAAGGAGCAGTTTCCTTGTGACGTTACAGTATTGCCGGTGTCTAAAGTAAGTCATAAGCGGCATATTCATCCAGAATATGATGTGGAAGTTAGTGGGGATAAGTGTGAACAATTAAAGTTACATCATTCACCATCATATATACGGACGCACAAAATTGCAACTGTACACAGCAGTGATATCAGTCATACAATTATTTCTGATATGCGAACGATTGATATGGACCTGTTCGACAAGATTAAAGTGTCTCATCAGAAGTTTGTCGAGAACACATTATTTCAATAA
- a CDS encoding hydroxymethylglutaryl-CoA synthase, which yields MDIGIDKIGFYTPRIYVDMKKLAEERGIDPNKYTIGLGQEQMAVAPLSQDAVTMAANAALGILDDEDRQQIDMVLVGTESGVDHSKSVAVWVHQLTGIQSHARAVELKQACYSATASLQLALGHIALHPQSKVLVVGTDIAKYGLETGGEPTQGAGAVAMVISAHPRILTLAADAVSLTQNIADFWRPLYAKYAKVDGKFSNQAYLSTLTDVWETYKDVHGRQLSDFETLLFHTPYTKMGSKAIKQLAQTESTEDIERLQRYYEASRLYNKRIGNIYTGSLYLSLLSLLEQGDELAAGARVGLFSYGSGAVGEFFTGTVQAGYREHLHRAEHEALLETRRALSIAEYEELLASDLDESGEVELSEFIAQSGEVVLSGISNHIRQYTQVK from the coding sequence ATGGATATCGGAATTGATAAGATTGGATTTTATACACCGCGCATTTATGTGGATATGAAGAAATTAGCAGAAGAACGTGGTATTGATCCTAACAAATATACGATTGGTCTCGGACAAGAGCAGATGGCAGTTGCACCGCTAAGTCAGGATGCAGTGACGATGGCGGCTAATGCAGCTCTAGGCATTTTAGATGATGAAGATCGTCAGCAGATCGATATGGTGTTAGTTGGAACAGAATCAGGAGTAGATCATTCGAAATCAGTGGCGGTTTGGGTGCATCAATTAACCGGTATCCAATCGCATGCACGGGCTGTGGAATTGAAACAAGCATGTTATAGTGCAACAGCAAGTTTGCAACTGGCGCTGGGTCACATTGCGCTTCATCCGCAGTCTAAGGTACTGGTAGTCGGAACAGATATTGCAAAGTATGGATTAGAGACCGGAGGCGAACCGACTCAAGGAGCGGGCGCGGTAGCTATGGTCATCTCAGCTCATCCGCGGATCTTGACTCTTGCAGCCGATGCAGTGAGTTTAACACAGAATATTGCGGACTTCTGGCGCCCACTCTATGCTAAGTATGCGAAGGTGGACGGTAAGTTTTCGAATCAAGCTTACTTATCGACATTGACGGATGTATGGGAGACGTATAAAGACGTACATGGGCGTCAGTTAAGCGATTTTGAGACACTTTTATTCCACACGCCGTACACGAAGATGGGAAGTAAAGCTATTAAGCAGTTGGCGCAGACGGAATCGACAGAGGATATTGAACGATTGCAGCGTTATTACGAGGCGAGTCGCTTATATAATAAACGGATTGGAAATATTTATACGGGAAGCTTGTACTTGAGCTTGTTGTCACTCTTAGAACAGGGAGATGAGTTAGCGGCAGGAGCACGTGTGGGGTTATTCAGTTATGGATCTGGAGCAGTCGGCGAATTCTTCACGGGAACAGTGCAGGCAGGCTACCGAGAGCATCTACACCGCGCGGAACATGAGGCATTGTTAGAGACACGCCGGGCATTATCAATTGCTGAATATGAAGAGTTGCTTGCAAGTGATCTGGATGAATCTGGTGAAGTAGAATTGTCGGAATTTATCGCTCAGTCGGGTGAAGTGGTCTTAAGTGGTATCTCCAACCATATTCGTCAATATACGCAAGTGAAGTAG
- a CDS encoding nucleoside recognition domain-containing protein, with the protein MSNKSNKLKFIGLSLLGTIFFLVPMTINGESQILLSHITTLITENWVDPFILFTQFCMGIVLIGTIIFLFYESEYEPLNEVFKTTPVNVGLRLSGAFIYLMVLNRWFSGTTVGDLILHEDTGGVMAGEDGLLTVLYITFFIAILTLPLLTHFGMVEFIGTLSGDVMKKLFKIPGSSVVNALASFVGDGTIGIVVTDNQYKRGYYTKREAYIIASSFSIVGIAFAAAVANELQLGHIFPIYYMSILLTTLMIAFVIARLPLKKYPDEYYKGKEPKKERRSQDGSTFQQAYESAVEQAADVDVWDAFKEACVDVINIYVGFLPIIMVVGTISLVIAENTPVFDVISYPFIYIYQFLGFGAEAAQAMAPASLAGFADMYLPALFVTGVESEAARFFISVLAFTQLVFMSETGMIFIKTEIGYNFLDIVKLFLFRTVLSLPIIYGITRLLAALNIISF; encoded by the coding sequence ATGTCAAACAAATCAAACAAATTGAAATTTATCGGCTTGTCATTGTTAGGGACGATTTTTTTCTTAGTGCCGATGACGATTAATGGTGAAAGCCAAATATTATTATCGCATATAACTACATTGATTACAGAGAACTGGGTCGATCCCTTTATCTTATTTACACAATTTTGTATGGGAATTGTACTGATTGGGACGATTATCTTTTTGTTCTATGAGAGTGAGTACGAGCCGTTGAACGAGGTATTCAAGACGACACCGGTGAATGTGGGCCTTCGACTTTCGGGAGCCTTTATTTACTTGATGGTGTTGAATCGTTGGTTTAGTGGAACGACAGTGGGCGATCTTATCCTACATGAGGATACCGGTGGAGTGATGGCGGGGGAAGACGGGTTATTGACTGTTCTCTATATTACATTCTTTATTGCAATTTTGACTTTGCCGTTGTTAACGCATTTTGGGATGGTGGAATTCATTGGAACATTGTCAGGAGATGTGATGAAAAAGTTATTCAAAATTCCAGGTTCATCGGTCGTCAACGCCTTGGCTTCATTTGTTGGCGATGGGACGATCGGGATTGTAGTTACAGATAATCAATATAAGCGAGGTTATTATACGAAGCGAGAGGCTTATATTATTGCATCTAGCTTTTCGATTGTAGGGATTGCCTTTGCTGCAGCGGTGGCCAATGAATTGCAATTGGGTCATATTTTTCCGATTTATTACATGTCCATCTTACTGACAACTTTAATGATTGCCTTTGTGATTGCGCGACTACCGCTAAAAAAATACCCGGATGAATATTATAAAGGAAAAGAACCGAAAAAAGAACGCCGCTCTCAAGATGGCTCTACATTCCAGCAGGCGTATGAATCTGCCGTAGAGCAAGCAGCGGATGTTGATGTATGGGACGCGTTCAAAGAAGCATGTGTGGATGTTATTAATATTTATGTGGGGTTTTTGCCAATTATTATGGTAGTAGGGACGATTTCGTTAGTTATTGCGGAGAATACGCCTGTGTTCGATGTGATTAGTTATCCGTTTATTTATATTTACCAATTTTTAGGATTTGGGGCAGAAGCGGCCCAAGCGATGGCACCTGCTTCACTGGCTGGATTTGCCGATATGTATTTGCCGGCCTTGTTTGTAACAGGAGTGGAATCAGAAGCCGCGCGCTTTTTCATCAGTGTTTTAGCCTTTACGCAATTGGTCTTTATGTCAGAGACGGGAATGATTTTTATTAAGACCGAGATCGGCTATAACTTTTTAGATATTGTCAAGCTGTTCCTGTTCCGGACAGTCTTGTCGTTGCCGATTATTTATGGAATTACGCGATTACTTGCCGCGTTGAATATTATTTCATTTTAA
- a CDS encoding dihydroorotase — protein MAVLLKNGQVYTDGSFQAVNIILREGIIEQIAPGLSEADASARAGELEAVRVIDCQGQHICPGFVDIHVHLREPGFEAKETIETGTQAAARGGFTTVCPMPNTNPVLDSVAKLDRFREIAARGSVRVLPYASITQGLAGSELVDFAALADRGILAFTDDGVGVQDADTMHRAMQQAAAVGKAIVAHTEENSLIRGGAIHAGEASERLGVPGLLSLTESTQIARDVLLAEHAGCHYHVCHVSAKESVRVIRDAKRAGIRVTAEVSPHHLLLDDAALVEADPNFKMNPPLRAAEDRQALIAGLLDGTLDCIATDHAPHTEAEKAQSIEKAPFGIVGSEYAFQLLYTAFVEKGHFTFEQLVAWLTEKPADIFGLASGRLVEGAPADLTVIDTNRSYTIDKETFLSKGRNTPFHGREVSADVVLTMVDGEIVYQLEGTDE, from the coding sequence GTGGCAGTACTTCTGAAGAATGGACAAGTATACACGGATGGGAGCTTCCAAGCGGTCAATATCATTTTGCGAGAGGGGATTATTGAGCAGATAGCGCCGGGTCTGAGCGAAGCAGATGCAAGCGCAAGAGCCGGTGAGCTAGAAGCAGTGCGCGTGATTGATTGTCAGGGACAGCATATTTGTCCGGGGTTTGTCGATATTCATGTTCATTTGCGCGAGCCGGGTTTTGAAGCGAAAGAGACTATCGAAACAGGGACACAAGCGGCGGCGCGCGGCGGGTTCACGACGGTTTGCCCAATGCCAAATACGAATCCGGTGTTAGACTCAGTCGCAAAGTTGGATCGTTTTCGTGAAATCGCGGCGCGCGGGTCGGTGCGGGTATTGCCATATGCGTCGATTACGCAAGGGCTGGCGGGCAGTGAGTTAGTAGATTTTGCGGCGCTGGCTGACAGGGGGATATTAGCGTTTACTGATGATGGGGTTGGGGTACAGGATGCTGATACGATGCACCGAGCGATGCAACAGGCTGCGGCGGTCGGGAAGGCGATAGTAGCCCATACGGAAGAGAATTCGTTAATACGTGGTGGTGCGATTCATGCGGGAGAGGCGAGTGAACGCTTAGGAGTGCCGGGGCTACTGTCGCTGACGGAATCGACGCAAATCGCGCGGGATGTGTTGTTGGCGGAGCATGCAGGGTGTCACTATCATGTGTGCCATGTCAGTGCTAAAGAGAGTGTCCGCGTAATCCGGGATGCGAAGCGAGCTGGCATCCGGGTTACGGCGGAAGTATCACCCCATCATTTATTATTGGATGATGCGGCACTGGTTGAGGCAGATCCGAATTTCAAGATGAATCCGCCATTGCGAGCAGCTGAAGATCGTCAAGCATTGATTGCAGGACTCTTAGATGGGACGCTAGATTGTATTGCTACCGATCATGCCCCACATACAGAAGCAGAAAAAGCGCAGTCCATAGAAAAAGCACCGTTTGGGATTGTGGGCAGTGAATATGCCTTTCAGCTGTTGTACACAGCCTTTGTGGAAAAAGGGCACTTTACCTTTGAACAGTTAGTGGCCTGGTTAACAGAAAAGCCAGCTGATATTTTTGGACTCGCATCAGGTCGCCTTGTTGAAGGCGCACCGGCTGATCTTACGGTGATTGATACGAATCGATCGTACACGATTGATAAGGAAACCTTTTTATCAAAAGGACGAAATACGCCATTCCATGGGCGAGAAGTCAGTGCTGATGTAGTGCTGACAATGGTTGACGGAGAAATTGTTTATCAATTAGAAGGGACGGATGAGTAA
- a CDS encoding acetyl-CoA C-acetyltransferase, with the protein MENVYIVGAKRTPIGSFLGSLKSVSAVKLASLAIRGALEQAQVQPTDVTEVILGNVLSAGLGQGVARQAAIGAGLSIDVPAYSLNMVCGSGLKAVANGMSMIQSGLAQAVVTGGTESMSNAPFLVGGTIRSGRKMGHMNFTDSMLHDGLTDAFEGYHMGITAENVAREFGISRGEQDQFAIRSQEKAIIAQDNGKFVDEIAPVVVETRAGIEEIAEDEYINRTTTLEKMTNLRPVFKADGTVTAANASGLNDGASAIILASGQLAATQQLPIMAEVVAIGQAGVDPSVMGIGPVPAIKKALEVANLTLADIDLFELNEAFAAQSLAVMNELAAESDESVEVLSERVNVNGGAIALGHPIGASGNRILVTLLYELKRRSLTYGLASLCIGGGMGLAVIIKNIED; encoded by the coding sequence ATGGAGAACGTATATATTGTCGGGGCGAAGCGAACGCCGATTGGATCTTTCTTAGGGTCGTTGAAGTCAGTCAGTGCAGTGAAACTAGCAAGTCTGGCCATTCGTGGCGCCTTAGAACAAGCTCAGGTCCAACCGACTGATGTGACAGAAGTAATCTTAGGGAATGTGTTGTCAGCTGGCTTAGGTCAAGGGGTTGCCCGTCAAGCTGCCATTGGTGCGGGCTTGTCAATTGATGTACCGGCTTATAGTCTGAATATGGTTTGTGGGAGTGGCTTGAAGGCTGTTGCTAATGGGATGAGTATGATTCAGTCTGGTCTAGCACAAGCAGTTGTGACAGGTGGGACTGAATCAATGTCTAACGCACCGTTTCTTGTGGGTGGCACGATTCGTTCCGGCCGTAAGATGGGGCATATGAATTTTACTGACTCGATGTTGCATGATGGATTAACCGATGCTTTCGAAGGGTATCATATGGGCATTACAGCTGAAAATGTGGCGAGAGAGTTTGGCATTTCGCGCGGAGAACAAGATCAGTTCGCAATTCGCTCTCAAGAAAAAGCAATCATTGCTCAAGATAACGGAAAATTTGTGGACGAAATTGCACCAGTAGTGGTCGAAACACGTGCTGGCATAGAAGAAATTGCCGAAGATGAATATATTAACCGGACGACGACTTTGGAGAAGATGACTAATTTGCGCCCCGTGTTTAAAGCGGACGGAACGGTGACAGCAGCCAATGCATCAGGACTTAATGATGGAGCGAGTGCAATTATTCTAGCGAGTGGCCAATTAGCAGCAACTCAGCAACTGCCCATTATGGCTGAAGTAGTAGCGATTGGGCAAGCTGGTGTTGATCCGAGTGTGATGGGAATAGGCCCCGTACCAGCGATTAAGAAAGCTCTTGAAGTGGCTAACTTGACGCTAGCTGATATTGATTTATTCGAACTGAATGAAGCATTTGCGGCGCAATCATTGGCAGTCATGAATGAACTGGCTGCTGAGAGTGATGAGTCAGTAGAAGTACTGAGTGAACGCGTTAATGTCAACGGTGGTGCGATTGCACTGGGGCATCCAATTGGGGCTAGTGGCAATCGCATTCTGGTCACCTTGCTCTATGAATTGAAGCGGCGCAGTCTAACTTATGGCTTGGCTAGTCTCTGTATCGGAGGCGGTATGGGCCTAGCTGTTATTATTAAAAATATCGAGGACTAG
- a CDS encoding hydroxymethylglutaryl-CoA reductase, degradative encodes MVMDHTLRHFYKKSYAEKLEALELSGLLDSKQCDQLRNQTLDLPHEMGTHMIENFITNYSLPMGLGFHFLIDGQAYTVPMAIEEPSVIAAASFGAKIIGQSGGFQTGDHSRLMIGQVVVENVPHMTEAIRAIEAARDELVEQANAAYPSIVKRGGGARKVEVRTVQADADHTHEVAEFLVVYLYVDTCEAMGANMINTMLEGIAPMIQELTQGNLLMSILSNYATEALVHVTCAIDPKYLKTKGWSGQKVRDRIVSAWQFASADPYRAVTHNKGVMNGIDAVTIATGNDWRATSAAIHAYATRSGQYQPLTQWHVADSGELIGQITIPLALATVGGSIGFHPTAQLAHQILGHPNAQVLAHIVAAVGLAQNFAALRALVTEGIQEGHMSLQARSLAISAGATGDHIQYVADQLTQAPKMNLDTAKHILKNLNQ; translated from the coding sequence ATAGTCATGGATCATACATTGCGTCACTTTTATAAGAAGTCATATGCGGAAAAATTGGAGGCCCTCGAATTGTCAGGCTTGCTTGATTCAAAGCAATGTGACCAGCTCCGTAATCAAACGTTAGACTTACCTCACGAGATGGGCACCCATATGATCGAAAATTTCATCACCAACTATAGCTTGCCGATGGGATTAGGCTTTCACTTCTTAATTGACGGACAAGCGTATACCGTTCCTATGGCTATTGAAGAACCATCTGTTATTGCCGCTGCTAGTTTCGGGGCTAAAATTATTGGACAGAGTGGCGGCTTCCAGACGGGGGATCATTCGCGTTTAATGATTGGACAAGTTGTCGTAGAGAATGTACCTCATATGACCGAAGCCATCCGAGCTATTGAAGCAGCTAGGGATGAATTAGTTGAACAAGCAAATGCTGCCTATCCTTCTATTGTGAAACGTGGCGGGGGTGCTCGGAAGGTTGAAGTACGTACTGTTCAAGCTGATGCTGACCACACGCATGAAGTAGCTGAGTTTTTAGTTGTCTATCTATATGTCGATACTTGTGAAGCAATGGGGGCTAATATGATAAATACGATGCTAGAAGGCATTGCCCCAATGATTCAAGAGCTGACACAGGGGAACCTCTTAATGAGTATTCTCTCCAATTACGCCACTGAAGCACTTGTCCATGTCACTTGCGCCATTGACCCAAAATACTTGAAAACAAAAGGCTGGTCCGGCCAAAAAGTCCGCGACCGCATCGTCAGTGCTTGGCAATTCGCTTCAGCTGATCCTTATCGAGCAGTCACGCATAACAAGGGGGTCATGAATGGAATCGATGCCGTCACAATCGCAACCGGTAATGATTGGCGAGCCACCTCTGCTGCCATCCATGCCTATGCTACTCGTTCCGGCCAATACCAACCGCTTACCCAGTGGCATGTCGCTGACTCCGGCGAATTAATCGGTCAGATTACCATTCCCCTTGCCCTAGCAACAGTCGGCGGATCAATTGGCTTCCATCCCACTGCACAACTTGCCCACCAGATTCTCGGCCATCCAAATGCTCAAGTACTCGCTCATATTGTTGCCGCAGTCGGCTTAGCTCAAAATTTCGCTGCACTCAGAGCGCTGGTTACAGAAGGCATCCAAGAAGGCCACATGTCTCTGCAAGCTCGCTCACTCGCCATCAGTGCTGGTGCAACCGGAGACCACATCCAATACGTCGCCGATCAACTCACCCAAGCCCCTAAGATGAACCTTGACACCGCTAAACACATCTTAAAAAATCTAAACCAATAG
- the pyrE gene encoding orotate phosphoribosyltransferase, with the protein MNKITAKEIAQHLLTIEAVELRPDQPFTWSSGIESPIYCDNRKIIGQPAVRKQIVEAFCQYLTSKLSDIDVIAGTSTAGIPHAAFISQTLDMPMSYVRGSKKSHGKQNQIEGAQVAGQRVVVIEDLISTGGSSLEVVDALRAAGAEVVEVVAIFTYGMDRARAAFSAQQVPLHTLCDLDTLLAVAEEAENITAEQKQLIEQFRDLY; encoded by the coding sequence ATGAATAAGATAACAGCCAAAGAGATTGCCCAGCATTTACTAACTATTGAAGCCGTTGAACTGCGACCAGATCAACCTTTTACTTGGTCGAGTGGGATTGAATCCCCTATTTACTGTGATAATCGTAAAATTATTGGTCAGCCAGCTGTGCGAAAGCAAATCGTAGAGGCCTTTTGTCAGTATTTAACCTCTAAATTAAGTGATATTGATGTGATTGCGGGTACTTCAACGGCGGGCATTCCTCATGCAGCCTTTATTAGTCAAACATTGGATATGCCGATGAGTTATGTCCGCGGTAGTAAAAAGTCACATGGTAAACAAAATCAAATCGAAGGGGCTCAAGTTGCTGGTCAACGTGTTGTAGTGATTGAAGATTTGATCTCAACAGGTGGGTCCTCTTTGGAAGTGGTGGATGCATTGCGAGCAGCTGGCGCAGAAGTAGTGGAAGTGGTCGCTATCTTTACCTATGGGATGGACCGAGCGCGAGCAGCCTTCTCTGCTCAACAAGTCCCTCTTCATACATTATGTGACTTAGATACGTTGCTTGCGGTCGCTGAAGAAGCCGAAAATATTACTGCTGAACAAAAACAGTTAATCGAACAATTCCGTGATTTGTATTAA
- a CDS encoding type II toxin-antitoxin system antitoxin SocA domain-containing protein, which yields MVSTHIIAQYLISEYERITRTKFDDSELKLQKLMYFVQKTSLAFTGEPLIDETFQGWKHGPVLTSLRFYFDDIKLVRDDIKLSEMDGFIIENTICMYGQYAPWKLRELSHEETAWQNARKGLGVDDSGSRALSIEDIKKDAANIRLYDHQYDMYIDEFEDVEEEFVSLG from the coding sequence ATGGTAAGTACACATATTATTGCGCAGTATTTAATTAGTGAATATGAACGTATAACTCGAACTAAATTTGATGACAGTGAGTTGAAATTGCAAAAATTAATGTATTTTGTTCAAAAAACTTCACTGGCATTTACTGGTGAGCCACTTATTGATGAAACATTTCAAGGGTGGAAGCATGGGCCAGTATTAACATCTTTACGCTTTTATTTTGATGATATTAAGCTGGTGAGAGATGATATAAAATTAAGTGAAATGGATGGATTCATTATTGAGAACACAATCTGTATGTATGGACAATATGCTCCGTGGAAACTCCGAGAGTTAAGTCATGAAGAGACTGCATGGCAGAATGCTCGAAAAGGTTTAGGGGTGGATGACTCAGGCAGTCGGGCACTATCTATTGAAGATATTAAAAAAGATGCAGCAAACATTCGACTGTATGATCATCAATATGACATGTATATAGATGAATTTGAAGATGTTGAAGAGGAGTTCGTTAGCCTTGGCTAA